One genomic window of Mercenaria mercenaria strain notata chromosome 2, MADL_Memer_1, whole genome shotgun sequence includes the following:
- the LOC128549793 gene encoding lethal(2) giant larvae protein homolog 1-like, whose product MFKFLRRHPPKESEGRESQKKELFGFRRLIEHGFPSKPSALAFDPKLKLLAIGTKSGALRVFGAPGAEWTGQHKEDVQVAQLFFLPEQGRLISLCSDNSLHLWEINNSRDGKSSSLDEVKQFSIENNKMKTVSACCLTTNHEQLLLGTEGGNILILDVKAFTLMDQIIYQDVVMQNVPDDFKVNPGAVESVAVHSKDPDKVYI is encoded by the exons ATGTTCAAGTTTTTGAGGAGGCATCCTCCTAAAGAAAGCGAGGGACGTGAAAGTCAGAAAAAGGAGTTATTTGGTTTTCGCAGG CTGATTGAACATGGATTTCCTAGCAAGCCATCAGCTCTtgcctttgaccccaagttgaaGCTCCTGGCTATTGGAACAAAGTCTGGTGCTTTAAGAGT GTTTGGTGCACCAGGTGCAGAGTGGACAGGACAACACAAAGAAGATGTACAGGTGGCACAGCTTTTCTTCTTACCAGAACAG GGTCGTCTTATTTCGCTGTGTTCGGACAATAGCCTCCACCTTTGGGAGATCAACAACAGCAGAGATGGCAAGAGCTCCTCCCTGGATGAAGTTAAGCAGTTCTCCATTGAGAATAA CAAAATGAAGACAGTATCAGCATGTTGTCTAACAACAAACCATGAACAGCTGTTGCTGGGTACCGAGGGAGGTAACATTCTTATCCTTGATGTTAAAGCCTTCACTCTTATGGACCAAATTATTTACCAAGATGTTGTCATGCAAAA TGTACCAGATGATTTCAAAGTGAACCCAGGGGCAGTGGAGTCTGTTGCTGTGCACTCAAAAGATCCAGACAAGGTATATATTTAA